The following are from one region of the bacterium genome:
- a CDS encoding NADH-quinone oxidoreductase subunit D, translated as MSSEINFGPQHPSTHGVLNLKTVIEGDTVISIEPNLGFLHRGVEKLAEERRYIQFLPTIEKTDYVAAFSWDNLYMTVLEDALKIEVPPRAQYIRTILLEMQRIMSHLVWLAAFGQDLGQPTVFLWSFREREPYVELFEELSGGRLHYYYGRVGGIKRDFLPDSAEKLLKHLEGFESRLKEIEGLTVDNIIFQKRTKDVGTLTKEKAIELGATGPMLRASGVTHDLRKVAPYLNYKDVTFDVPVASEGDCWARTKVRIEEMRQSASIIRQLLAKLPEGDIVAGPFLEDRTGNQMLKAYTMRLPAGECFARQELPRGEGAIYLI; from the coding sequence ATGTCTTCAGAAATAAATTTCGGCCCCCAACATCCTTCCACGCACGGCGTATTAAACCTTAAGACGGTCATTGAAGGTGATACGGTAATTTCCATCGAGCCGAATCTCGGCTTTTTGCACCGTGGCGTGGAAAAACTTGCCGAGGAACGGCGCTATATCCAGTTTTTGCCGACCATTGAAAAGACCGATTATGTTGCAGCGTTCTCCTGGGATAATCTCTACATGACCGTTCTGGAGGATGCGCTCAAAATAGAAGTCCCTCCGCGTGCCCAATACATCCGCACCATACTGCTTGAGATGCAGCGCATTATGTCGCATTTGGTATGGCTTGCAGCATTCGGGCAGGACTTAGGCCAGCCCACGGTGTTCCTTTGGTCCTTTCGTGAACGCGAGCCCTACGTTGAGCTTTTCGAGGAGCTCTCCGGAGGGCGGCTCCACTACTATTATGGACGTGTTGGGGGCATAAAACGAGATTTTTTGCCAGATTCTGCCGAGAAATTATTGAAACATCTTGAGGGCTTCGAATCGCGCCTGAAAGAGATCGAAGGGCTCACTGTGGATAATATTATATTCCAAAAACGTACAAAGGACGTCGGTACGCTTACGAAAGAAAAAGCCATTGAGCTAGGAGCTACGGGACCTATGCTTCGCGCATCGGGAGTTACACACGATCTTCGCAAAGTTGCGCCATATCTTAACTATAAAGATGTTACATTCGATGTGCCGGTGGCTTCGGAGGGAGACTGCTGGGCGCGCACGAAGGTGCGCATTGAAGAAATGCGTCAAAGCGCCAGCATTATCCGTCAGCTGCTCGCAAAACTTCCCGAAGGCGATATCGTCGCGGGTCCTTTTCTTGAAGATAGGACAGGTAATCAAATGCTTAAGGCCTACACGATGCGTCTTCCGGCAGGGGAGTGCTTTGCGCGTCAAGAATTGCCGAGGGGCGAAGGGGCTATCTATCTCATCT